A genomic window from Microvirga mediterraneensis includes:
- the istB gene encoding IS21-like element helper ATPase IstB encodes MTSPDAIDTGRLTLALNDLRLPAIKTIWPDFAARADKEGWPAARFLAALAEHEMAERASRRIQRHLDEARLPPGKTLDSFDFSAVPMISKAQVMALAAGDSWLEKGANLLMFGPPGGGKSHLAAALGLALVENGWRVLFTRTTDLVQKLQTARRDLQLEAAIAKLDKYHLLILDDLAYVSKDQAETSVIFELIGARYERRSLLITANQPFGAWNSVFPDQAMTLAAVDRLVHHATIFEMNVESYRRRAAIERKRGPGRPPTRATIKTSS; translated from the coding sequence ATGACGAGCCCTGATGCCATTGATACCGGTCGCCTGACCCTGGCGCTCAACGACCTGCGGCTTCCCGCCATCAAGACGATCTGGCCGGACTTCGCCGCCCGTGCCGACAAGGAAGGCTGGCCGGCGGCCCGCTTCCTGGCGGCTCTGGCCGAACACGAGATGGCCGAGCGCGCCAGCCGGCGCATCCAGCGCCATCTCGACGAGGCCCGTCTTCCGCCCGGCAAGACCCTCGACAGCTTCGACTTCTCCGCAGTGCCGATGATCAGCAAGGCGCAGGTGATGGCGCTGGCGGCCGGTGACAGCTGGCTCGAGAAGGGCGCCAATTTACTGATGTTCGGCCCGCCGGGCGGGGGCAAGTCGCATCTGGCGGCCGCTCTGGGCCTGGCCCTGGTGGAGAATGGCTGGCGGGTGCTGTTCACCCGCACCACCGATCTGGTGCAGAAACTGCAGACGGCTCGGCGGGATCTGCAGCTCGAGGCGGCGATTGCCAAACTCGACAAGTATCATCTGCTGATCCTCGATGACCTGGCCTATGTCAGCAAGGATCAGGCGGAAACCAGCGTCATCTTTGAACTGATCGGCGCCCGGTACGAGCGTCGCTCGCTCTTGATAACGGCCAATCAGCCCTTTGGAGCCTGGAACTCGGTCTTTCCGGATCAAGCGATGACGCTCGCCGCGGTGGATCGCCTGGTGCACCACGCGACGATCTTCGAGATGAATGTCGAGAGCTATCGCCGCAGAGCCGCCATTGAGCGCAAGCGTGGACCAGGTCGTCCGCCGACGCGCGCGACAATCAAAACCTCATCCTGA